The following proteins are encoded in a genomic region of Aminivibrio pyruvatiphilus:
- the grdD gene encoding glycine/sarcosine/betaine reductase complex component C subunit alpha yields MSDIRKLIGEALAEIVSDARSGGPRISVGLMAMGSELGAEELARGARLAQENSSRIGVVMIGPRIPGFGDLAWIETPDCEEDVAKAMEKALSDGRIAGAVALHYPFPLGVTTIGRVVTPGRGKPMILASSTGTSAVGRVEAMVRNALYGIAAAKSIGLENPTVGILNVDGAQLAYKALNSLKEKGYPVSFGASVRKDGGAVLRGNDILAGAVDVCVTDTLTGNVLMKMFSSFTTGGSYESLGWGYGPSAGEGWNRIISIISRASGAPVIAGALEYTARAAAGKLPEKVAAELAAARKAGLDAVLEGLAPKAPCTDLVTAPPAEPTDEEIHGVDVLSIEDGVKVLWKEGIYAESSMGCTGPVIKVPGKHLGKAEDILKAGGYI; encoded by the coding sequence ATGTCTGACATCAGGAAGCTCATAGGCGAAGCCCTGGCGGAGATCGTATCCGACGCCCGGTCGGGAGGCCCCCGGATTTCCGTGGGTCTCATGGCCATGGGCAGCGAGCTCGGGGCGGAGGAACTCGCCCGGGGAGCCAGGCTGGCCCAGGAAAATTCGTCCCGGATCGGGGTGGTCATGATCGGTCCGAGGATCCCCGGCTTCGGGGACCTGGCGTGGATCGAGACCCCGGACTGCGAGGAGGACGTGGCGAAGGCCATGGAGAAAGCCCTTTCCGACGGAAGGATCGCCGGAGCGGTTGCCCTCCACTATCCCTTCCCCCTGGGTGTCACCACCATAGGAAGGGTTGTGACCCCCGGCAGGGGAAAACCCATGATCCTTGCCTCGTCCACCGGCACCTCCGCAGTGGGCAGGGTGGAGGCCATGGTCAGGAACGCCCTGTACGGCATCGCGGCAGCCAAGTCCATCGGCCTGGAAAACCCCACGGTGGGAATCCTTAACGTGGACGGTGCCCAGCTTGCCTACAAGGCCCTCAATAGCCTGAAGGAAAAGGGATACCCCGTGTCCTTCGGCGCCAGTGTCCGGAAGGACGGCGGAGCGGTCCTCAGGGGGAACGACATCCTCGCCGGAGCCGTCGATGTCTGCGTCACCGACACCCTCACGGGCAACGTGCTCATGAAGATGTTCTCCTCCTTCACCACCGGAGGATCCTACGAATCCCTCGGATGGGGCTACGGCCCCTCGGCGGGGGAGGGGTGGAACAGGATCATTTCCATCATCTCCAGGGCCTCCGGAGCCCCGGTCATCGCAGGCGCCCTGGAGTATACCGCCAGGGCTGCGGCGGGAAAATTGCCGGAAAAGGTGGCGGCGGAGCTTGCCGCGGCGCGGAAGGCAGGCCTGGACGCCGTGCTCGAAGGGCTCGCCCCGAAAGCCCCCTGCACCGACCTGGTGACCGCTCCTCCCGCAGAGCCCACCGACGAGGAGATCCACGGCGTGGACGTCCTGTCCATTGAAGACGGCGTCAAAGTCCTCTGGAAAGAGGGCATTTATGCCGAATCCTCCATGGGATGCACCGGTCCCGTGATCAAGGTGCCAGGGAAACATCTCGGCAAGGCCGAAGACATTCTCAAAGCCGGCGGATATATTTGA
- a CDS encoding alanine/glycine:cation symporter family protein: MQEVMRINGIINGIVWGPWMLALLVGTGVYLTIVLGVPQLRYFGLMFKEVFGNLGKKKEGEGAISSFAALSTALASTVGTGNIAGVATALHLGGPGALFWMLVSAVFGMTTKMAEVTLAVRFREKDELGNWRGGTMYILDKAAGQKWLAWLFALFGFLASFGIGCAVQANSTAEGFNLGFGIPNIYTGVAVAVLTALVIIGGLKRISEVTTYLVPFMAIFYIVGAILVVATHTEQIVPAFSNAVKYAFSDPMAMPGAIAGWAVKAAITRGIARGVFSNEAGLGSAPMVHATAVVDHPVRQGMYGLFEVFTDTIVICTLTALAILTSGVLTGQPELSGAKLSLSAFEAVLGGTGTMILSVGLALFAFSTILGWYWYSETCGTYIFGTKVIPVLKILWIAFIVLGAAGGVFLGDGKAFLDNLWDMADTLNGLMAIPNLVALLILSGELRKLVKDFDEKRRNGTLKI; the protein is encoded by the coding sequence ATGCAGGAAGTAATGAGGATCAACGGGATTATCAACGGTATCGTATGGGGGCCCTGGATGCTGGCCCTCCTGGTTGGCACCGGCGTTTACCTCACCATCGTTCTCGGTGTGCCCCAGCTTCGTTATTTTGGTCTTATGTTCAAGGAAGTATTCGGCAACCTCGGCAAGAAGAAGGAAGGCGAAGGCGCCATCTCCTCCTTCGCAGCCCTCTCCACCGCTCTCGCCTCCACCGTGGGAACGGGCAACATCGCGGGAGTCGCCACGGCCCTTCACCTCGGCGGTCCCGGAGCCCTCTTCTGGATGCTCGTTTCCGCAGTATTCGGCATGACCACGAAGATGGCAGAAGTCACCCTGGCAGTCAGGTTCCGTGAAAAGGACGAACTGGGCAACTGGCGGGGCGGCACCATGTACATCCTCGACAAGGCCGCCGGTCAGAAATGGCTCGCCTGGCTCTTCGCCCTCTTCGGATTCCTCGCCTCCTTCGGCATCGGCTGCGCTGTCCAGGCCAACTCCACCGCTGAAGGCTTCAACCTCGGCTTCGGCATCCCCAACATCTATACCGGCGTGGCGGTTGCCGTGCTCACCGCTCTCGTCATCATCGGCGGCCTGAAACGGATCTCCGAGGTCACCACCTACCTTGTGCCCTTCATGGCCATCTTCTACATCGTAGGCGCCATCCTCGTGGTTGCCACCCACACCGAACAGATCGTGCCGGCCTTCAGCAATGCCGTGAAGTATGCCTTCAGCGATCCCATGGCCATGCCCGGCGCCATCGCCGGCTGGGCGGTCAAGGCGGCCATCACCCGGGGTATTGCCCGGGGCGTCTTCTCCAACGAGGCCGGTCTCGGCTCCGCTCCCATGGTTCATGCCACCGCAGTGGTGGACCATCCTGTCCGCCAGGGCATGTACGGCCTCTTCGAAGTGTTCACCGACACCATCGTCATCTGCACCCTTACCGCTCTTGCCATTCTCACCAGCGGTGTGCTGACGGGGCAGCCGGAGCTCTCCGGAGCCAAGCTCTCCCTGTCCGCCTTTGAAGCCGTCCTCGGCGGTACGGGCACCATGATCCTCTCCGTGGGGCTGGCTCTCTTCGCCTTCTCCACCATCCTCGGCTGGTACTGGTACAGCGAGACCTGCGGCACCTACATCTTCGGAACGAAGGTCATTCCCGTCCTGAAGATTCTCTGGATTGCCTTCATCGTCCTCGGCGCGGCAGGCGGCGTGTTTCTCGGCGACGGCAAGGCCTTCCTCGACAACCTGTGGGATATGGCCGACACTCTGAACGGCCTCATGGCGATCCCCAACCTCGTGGCCCTTCTCATCCTCTCCGGCGAGCTGAGAAAGCTCGTAAAGGACTTCGACGAAAAGCGCCGGAACGGCACCCTGAAGATCTAA
- the alr gene encoding alanine racemase: MEVNLANVQANFLAIRRHVGPGPEIFGVIKADAYGHGVHQVCKSLSEAGCRRFAVAIPDEAFELRESGVTAPILVLGPTPARSAAEYVRQGVTATITDLSFARVLSGEAVRQGRKMPVHVKVDTGMSRIGFLPREIPAVLDELQTLPGLFLEGMYTHFATADERRLDFTEYQFSGLKEALAAAEARGVPIPFRHACNSAGILACPDKYLDGVRPGVILYGMYPSAECVRSIDLLPTFEVKTEVALVKELSRGNGVGYGLKYMTRGEERLAVLPVGYADGYSRALSMKVDVLIGGKRVPHAGNICMDQMMVNVTGMDVKVGDEVVLIGRQGSEHITPEEIAAARNTINYEVPIMFLRRVPRVYNS; this comes from the coding sequence ATGGAAGTCAATCTTGCGAACGTGCAAGCCAATTTTCTGGCCATACGGCGCCATGTGGGGCCGGGGCCGGAGATTTTCGGAGTCATTAAAGCCGATGCCTACGGGCACGGTGTTCACCAGGTCTGCAAATCCCTTTCGGAAGCGGGATGCCGCCGTTTTGCCGTGGCCATCCCCGACGAGGCCTTCGAGCTTCGGGAAAGTGGCGTCACCGCGCCCATCCTCGTCCTCGGACCCACACCCGCCAGATCGGCGGCGGAATATGTCAGGCAGGGTGTCACGGCAACGATCACCGATCTTTCCTTTGCCCGTGTCCTCAGCGGCGAGGCGGTCAGGCAGGGCAGGAAAATGCCGGTCCACGTGAAGGTGGACACGGGGATGAGCCGCATCGGGTTCCTCCCGAGGGAGATTCCCGCCGTCCTCGACGAGCTGCAAACCCTGCCCGGGCTCTTCCTGGAGGGAATGTACACCCACTTCGCCACGGCGGACGAGCGGCGTCTCGATTTTACGGAGTACCAGTTCTCCGGGCTGAAGGAAGCTCTGGCAGCGGCGGAGGCCCGGGGAGTTCCCATCCCCTTCCGCCATGCCTGCAACAGTGCCGGGATCCTTGCCTGCCCGGACAAGTATCTCGACGGAGTCCGTCCCGGAGTTATCCTGTACGGCATGTATCCCTCCGCGGAATGCGTACGGTCCATCGACCTTCTTCCCACCTTCGAGGTGAAGACGGAAGTGGCCCTCGTGAAAGAACTGTCCCGGGGGAACGGCGTGGGCTACGGGCTGAAGTACATGACCAGGGGAGAAGAGCGGCTCGCGGTGCTCCCCGTAGGGTACGCCGACGGCTATTCCAGGGCACTCTCCATGAAGGTGGACGTCCTCATCGGCGGAAAACGGGTTCCCCATGCCGGGAACATCTGCATGGACCAGATGATGGTCAACGTCACCGGCATGGACGTGAAGGTGGGCGACGAGGTGGTCCTCATCGGGCGGCAGGGGAGTGAACACATTACCCCCGAGGAGATTGCCGCCGCCAGAAACACCATCAACTACGAAGTCCCCATCATGTTCCTCAGAAGGGTTCCGAGGGTCTACAACTCCTAG